One genomic window of Evansella cellulosilytica DSM 2522 includes the following:
- the dusB gene encoding tRNA dihydrouridine synthase DusB, with protein sequence MLKIGDIEMKNQVVLAPMAGVCNPAFRLIAKEFGTGLVCAEMVSDKAILHKNQRSLKMLYVDDREKPLSLQIFGGDKDTLVEAAKVVDKQTNADIIDINMGCPVPKITSCDAGARWLLNPDKIYEMVSYVVDAVDKPVTVKMRIGWDEEHIFAIENAEAVERAGGKAVAVHGRTRVQMYEGEANWDIIRDVKNAVNIPVIGNGDIKTPEDAKRMIDTTGVDGVMIGRAALGNPWMLYRTIHYLQTGENKPEPSDKEKMDVCILHMDRLVSLKGEVVAVREMRKHAAWYIKGMKGSSTLRNAINSVTKRDDMAAVLNDFVENQQETPAVAGR encoded by the coding sequence TTGTTAAAAATCGGGGACATTGAAATGAAGAATCAAGTCGTTCTTGCACCAATGGCTGGTGTATGCAATCCAGCGTTTCGATTAATTGCAAAAGAGTTTGGAACTGGACTTGTTTGTGCTGAAATGGTCAGTGACAAAGCAATCCTTCATAAAAATCAAAGATCATTAAAAATGTTATACGTTGATGATAGAGAGAAACCATTAAGCCTACAAATTTTTGGTGGTGATAAAGATACTTTAGTAGAAGCAGCAAAAGTCGTTGATAAGCAAACGAATGCAGACATCATCGATATTAATATGGGATGCCCAGTACCAAAAATTACGAGCTGTGATGCAGGGGCGCGTTGGTTGTTAAACCCGGATAAAATTTATGAAATGGTATCCTACGTTGTCGATGCTGTCGATAAACCTGTTACGGTAAAAATGCGTATCGGTTGGGATGAAGAACATATATTTGCTATTGAAAATGCCGAAGCGGTAGAGCGTGCAGGTGGTAAAGCTGTTGCTGTCCACGGTCGTACGAGAGTGCAGATGTATGAAGGAGAAGCAAATTGGGATATCATTAGAGATGTTAAGAATGCTGTTAATATCCCTGTTATTGGTAATGGAGATATTAAAACACCAGAGGATGCTAAGCGTATGATCGATACGACAGGTGTTGACGGAGTCATGATCGGCCGTGCTGCTTTAGGAAACCCTTGGATGTTGTATCGTACTATTCATTATTTGCAAACAGGTGAGAATAAACCTGAACCTAGTGATAAAGAAAAGATGGACGTATGTATTCTCCATATGGATCGTTTAGTATCGCTTAAAGGTGAAGTAGTAGCTGTACGTGAAATGCGTAAGCATGCAGCTTGGTATATAAAAGGGATGAAGGGGTCGTCTACACTACGTAATGCAATTAATAGTGTAACGAAAAGAGATGACATGGCAGCTGTATTAAACGATTTTGTTGAGAATCAACAAGAAACCCCCGCTGTCGCAGGCCGTTGA
- the pabA gene encoding aminodeoxychorismate/anthranilate synthase component II produces MILMIDNYDSFTYNLVQYLGEMGQELIVKRNDQITIEEIEELNPKYIMVSPGPCTPNEAGISLKVIEHFAGKIPIFGVCLGHQSIAQVFGGDVIRAERLMHGKTSEMYHNGETIFKNIPSPFTATRYHSLIVKKETLPDCFDITAETKEGEIMAIRHKELPIEGVQFHPESIMTGEGKVLLNNFLDHHKEFEKQCTSI; encoded by the coding sequence ATGATTTTAATGATTGATAACTATGATTCTTTTACGTACAACCTTGTACAATATTTAGGTGAAATGGGTCAAGAACTAATAGTGAAAAGAAATGATCAAATAACAATTGAAGAAATTGAAGAATTAAACCCTAAGTACATTATGGTTTCACCTGGTCCGTGTACCCCTAATGAAGCAGGTATTAGTTTAAAAGTAATCGAGCATTTTGCTGGTAAAATTCCTATTTTTGGCGTTTGTCTTGGCCATCAATCTATCGCCCAAGTATTTGGCGGCGATGTCATTAGAGCAGAGCGCTTAATGCACGGGAAAACGTCAGAAATGTACCATAATGGGGAAACCATCTTCAAGAATATACCAAGCCCATTTACAGCAACAAGGTATCACTCCCTAATCGTGAAGAAAGAAACGCTTCCTGATTGCTTTGACATTACTGCAGAAACAAAAGAGGGAGAAATTATGGCTATTAGGCATAAAGAATTGCCTATAGAAGGAGTACAATTTCACCCAGAGTCAATTATGACAGGGGAAGGGAAAGTGTTATTAAATAATTTTTTAGATCATCATAAGGAGTTTGAGAAGCAATGTACCTCTATATGA
- the lysS gene encoding lysine--tRNA ligase, which yields MSQELELNDQLKVRREKLKDMLDLGIDPFGQRFERTHSAQDLKELYEEESKEELEEKAIEVTLAGRVMTKRGKGKAGFAHIQDLTGQIQLYVRKDQVGEDQYDIFNRIDIGDLVGVTGEVFKTKVGELSIKVKDFQILTKALRPLPDKYHGLKDVEQRYRQRYVDLIVNPEVRETFILRSKILQSMRRYLDNQGYLEVETPTMHAIAGGASARPFVTHHNALDMTLYMRIAIELHLKRLIVGGLEKVYEIGRVFRNEGISTRHNPEFTMIELYEAYADYNDIMELTENLIAHIAEEVLGTTTVNYNGVDVDLKPRWKRVHMVDAIKEYTGVDFWEEMTDEEARALAKEHNVPVKDTMKYGHVVNEFFETFVEEKLVQPTFIYGHPVDISPLAKKNADDERFTDRFELFIVAREHANAFTELNDPIDQRERFEAQLVEREQGDDEAHMMDEDFVEALEYGMPPTGGLGIGIDRLVMLLTNSQSIRDVLLFPQMRHRDAED from the coding sequence GTGAGTCAAGAACTAGAACTTAATGATCAGTTGAAGGTGAGACGAGAAAAGCTTAAAGATATGTTAGATCTCGGTATTGATCCATTTGGGCAACGTTTTGAACGTACACATTCAGCTCAAGACTTAAAGGAGCTTTATGAGGAAGAGTCAAAAGAAGAATTAGAGGAAAAAGCGATTGAGGTAACATTAGCTGGTAGAGTGATGACAAAGCGTGGAAAAGGGAAGGCTGGCTTTGCACATATTCAAGATTTAACAGGACAAATTCAGTTATATGTGAGAAAAGATCAGGTCGGAGAAGATCAATACGATATTTTTAACCGAATAGATATTGGTGATTTAGTAGGTGTTACAGGAGAAGTATTTAAAACGAAGGTTGGGGAGCTTTCAATTAAAGTGAAAGATTTTCAAATCTTAACGAAAGCTTTAAGACCACTACCTGATAAATATCATGGATTAAAGGATGTTGAACAACGCTATCGTCAGCGCTACGTAGATTTAATTGTTAATCCAGAGGTTCGTGAAACATTTATTTTAAGAAGTAAAATTCTTCAATCGATGAGAAGGTATTTAGACAATCAAGGGTATTTAGAGGTAGAGACACCTACAATGCATGCTATTGCTGGGGGAGCTTCTGCACGTCCTTTCGTAACACATCATAATGCTTTAGATATGACGCTCTACATGCGAATTGCTATTGAATTGCATTTAAAACGACTTATCGTTGGTGGGTTAGAAAAAGTATATGAAATAGGTAGAGTGTTTAGAAATGAAGGTATTTCTACTCGCCATAACCCAGAGTTTACAATGATAGAGTTATATGAAGCTTACGCTGATTATAATGACATAATGGAATTAACAGAAAACTTAATTGCTCATATTGCTGAAGAAGTGCTAGGTACAACAACTGTCAACTACAATGGTGTAGATGTAGACTTAAAACCTAGATGGAAACGAGTTCACATGGTAGATGCAATTAAAGAATATACAGGTGTTGATTTCTGGGAAGAAATGACAGATGAAGAAGCGCGTGCGTTAGCGAAGGAGCATAACGTCCCTGTCAAAGATACAATGAAATATGGACACGTAGTAAATGAATTCTTTGAAACATTTGTAGAGGAAAAATTAGTACAACCTACATTTATATATGGTCACCCTGTAGATATTTCACCACTCGCGAAGAAAAACGCAGACGATGAAAGATTTACAGATCGCTTTGAATTGTTTATTGTAGCGCGCGAACATGCCAATGCATTTACAGAACTCAATGACCCAATCGATCAACGGGAGCGTTTTGAGGCACAACTAGTCGAGCGTGAGCAAGGTGATGATGAAGCGCATATGATGGATGAAGATTTCGTTGAGGCGTTAGAATATGGTATGCCTCCTACAGGTGGATTAGGAATAGGTATTGACCGTTTAGTTATGCTATTAACTAATTCTCAATCTATTAGAGATGTGCTCCTATTCCCGCAAATGCGTCATCGAGATGCTGAAGACTAG
- the folK gene encoding 2-amino-4-hydroxy-6-hydroxymethyldihydropteridine diphosphokinase, with protein MKKDNEHVAYLSLGSNIESRYDYLTFALKKLRENPNITIVKQSSIYETEPIGVINQAAFLNMAVKISTSYSPSSLLIALQKIEQQGNRTRDRRWGPRTIDLDILLFNKENINLEHLQIPHPRMYERAFVLVPLFEIEPSIVFNNGKTIASYIDQLTDKEGVRQWKISSGAGESEHSES; from the coding sequence TTGAAAAAGGATAATGAACATGTGGCCTATCTTTCATTAGGATCAAATATAGAAAGTCGCTATGATTACTTAACATTCGCCTTGAAAAAACTACGGGAAAACCCTAACATCACTATTGTAAAACAGTCATCTATTTATGAAACAGAACCTATTGGTGTAATAAACCAAGCAGCTTTTTTAAATATGGCTGTTAAAATATCAACGAGTTATTCACCTTCAAGCCTATTAATCGCGCTTCAAAAAATTGAGCAGCAAGGAAATAGAACACGTGATCGAAGGTGGGGACCAAGGACAATTGATCTTGACATTTTGCTTTTTAACAAAGAAAATATAAACTTGGAACATTTACAAATACCTCATCCACGAATGTATGAACGAGCATTTGTATTGGTTCCACTTTTTGAAATAGAACCAAGTATTGTATTTAACAATGGGAAAACCATTGCATCATATATTGATCAATTAACGGACAAAGAAGGTGTACGCCAATGGAAGATTTCATCTGGGGCAGGAGAATCAGAGCATTCCGAAAGCTAA
- the pabC gene encoding aminodeoxychorismate lyase produces MYLYMNGSIINKEDASISPFDHGFLYGLGLFETFRTYDGHPFLLDDHFHRLQESADEMGIILPTYKREKVEGVIRDLLEANQLKDGYFRWNISAGEEEIGLTTTPYSAPNTIVFVKPLPAQQAAEKNGQLLSQRRNSPEGKYRLKSHHYLNNIYGKRETGNNPHTEGIFLTEDGFVSEGVVSNVFWTKNKTVYTPDRECGALDGITKQFVAAIANKCGINVIEGKFKKEALLEADEVFVTNSIQEIVPIKEIGDAVYKGMKGEVYHFLHNNYKKHTSTVFSREEVKGG; encoded by the coding sequence ATGTACCTCTATATGAATGGTTCTATTATAAATAAAGAAGACGCGTCTATTTCCCCTTTTGACCACGGTTTTTTATACGGTTTAGGGTTATTTGAAACGTTTCGAACATATGATGGTCATCCGTTTTTATTGGATGACCATTTTCATCGTTTACAAGAAAGCGCCGATGAAATGGGCATTATCCTACCTACTTATAAGCGGGAAAAAGTAGAAGGTGTTATTCGCGATTTACTAGAGGCAAATCAATTAAAAGACGGTTACTTTCGTTGGAATATTTCCGCCGGTGAAGAGGAAATTGGGTTAACAACAACACCGTATTCTGCTCCGAATACGATCGTATTTGTAAAACCGTTACCTGCACAGCAGGCCGCTGAGAAAAACGGGCAACTATTATCGCAAAGAAGGAATTCTCCGGAAGGAAAGTATCGGCTAAAATCACATCATTATTTAAATAATATATATGGTAAGCGCGAGACAGGTAATAACCCTCATACGGAAGGGATATTTTTGACAGAAGATGGTTTTGTAAGTGAAGGAGTCGTTTCTAATGTATTCTGGACTAAAAATAAAACAGTTTATACTCCTGACCGAGAATGTGGTGCATTGGATGGCATTACGAAACAATTTGTTGCAGCAATTGCAAATAAATGTGGTATTAATGTAATAGAAGGGAAATTTAAGAAAGAAGCCTTGTTAGAAGCTGATGAAGTATTCGTTACAAACTCCATTCAAGAAATAGTCCCAATAAAGGAAATTGGTGACGCTGTTTATAAAGGAATGAAAGGTGAAGTTTATCATTTTTTACATAACAACTACAAAAAACATACATCAACTGTTTTTTCTAGAGAGGAAGTTAAAGGAGGCTAG
- the folB gene encoding dihydroneopterin aldolase: MDKIYVNGMDFYGYHGVFAEENKLGQRFFVDVVMEVNTREAGITDDLNKTVNYGEVYKITKNIMEGQAVNLVESLAERISHAVLLSFPMVHAVVVKVVKPNPPIQGHYESVAVEIRRER, from the coding sequence ATGGACAAAATTTATGTTAATGGAATGGACTTTTATGGCTACCATGGTGTTTTTGCCGAGGAAAATAAGTTAGGCCAAAGATTTTTTGTCGACGTTGTAATGGAGGTAAATACGAGAGAAGCTGGAATTACAGATGATTTAAATAAAACGGTTAATTATGGAGAAGTTTATAAAATTACTAAAAATATAATGGAAGGGCAAGCTGTAAATTTAGTTGAATCACTTGCCGAACGTATTTCACATGCAGTCTTATTAAGTTTTCCAATGGTTCATGCGGTAGTGGTGAAGGTCGTCAAACCGAACCCACCTATTCAAGGTCATTATGAATCCGTTGCTGTTGAAATAAGAAGGGAAAGATAA
- a CDS encoding helix-turn-helix domain-containing protein, whose protein sequence is MEDFIWGRRIRAFRKLKGFTQEEFARQLSISVSVLGEIERGSRVPSDELLVSVTEVLNVTLEELKSIK, encoded by the coding sequence ATGGAAGATTTCATCTGGGGCAGGAGAATCAGAGCATTCCGAAAGCTAAAAGGTTTTACTCAGGAGGAATTCGCTCGACAACTTAGTATATCTGTATCTGTATTGGGCGAAATTGAGCGCGGTAGTAGAGTACCGTCAGATGAATTGCTAGTGAGTGTCACCGAAGTTTTGAACGTTACGCTTGAAGAATTAAAATCGATTAAATGA
- the folP gene encoding dihydropteroate synthase: MTFNKVMEWQGYRLDFNTKTYVMGILNVTPDSFSDGGKYGEESFAVKHALSMIETGADIIDVGGESTRPGASKVAEEEELRRVLDPIKAVSEVVQVPISIDTYKASVAEKAIQAGASIINDVWGAKADDNMAAVAAHYDVPIILTHNREKADYNNFIEDVIRDLEESISLCLNAGVSDSKIILDPGVGFAKTYEQNVLVMRHLEKISEMGYPVLLGTSRKSLIAKTLDLPVNERVEGTGATVCLGITKGTNIVRVHDVLEMSRMVKMMDVMIGKAQLPNV, translated from the coding sequence ATGACTTTTAATAAAGTAATGGAATGGCAAGGATATCGACTAGATTTTAATACAAAGACTTATGTAATGGGTATTTTAAATGTAACCCCCGACTCTTTTTCCGATGGTGGAAAGTATGGAGAAGAGTCATTTGCAGTAAAACATGCTTTATCAATGATAGAAACTGGAGCGGATATTATTGATGTTGGGGGAGAGTCTACACGACCTGGTGCAAGCAAAGTAGCAGAAGAAGAGGAATTACGCCGTGTGCTTGACCCAATTAAAGCAGTCAGCGAAGTGGTACAAGTTCCAATCTCTATTGATACATACAAAGCATCTGTTGCAGAAAAAGCCATTCAGGCTGGTGCAAGTATCATCAATGATGTTTGGGGAGCAAAGGCAGATGATAACATGGCAGCTGTTGCTGCTCATTATGATGTTCCGATTATACTTACGCACAACCGCGAGAAAGCCGATTACAACAACTTTATAGAAGACGTCATTAGAGACTTAGAGGAGAGTATTTCATTATGTCTGAATGCTGGTGTATCTGATAGCAAAATCATACTCGATCCTGGAGTCGGTTTTGCAAAAACGTATGAGCAAAATGTACTTGTGATGCGTCATCTAGAGAAAATCTCTGAAATGGGATATCCAGTATTGTTAGGTACATCAAGAAAATCGTTAATTGCGAAAACGTTGGACTTGCCTGTTAATGAACGCGTCGAAGGTACTGGTGCAACAGTGTGTTTAGGGATAACAAAAGGGACAAATATCGTAAGGGTACATGACGTGCTAGAGATGAGTAGAATGGTAAAAATGATGGATGTTATGATTGGGAAAGCACAATTGCCAAACGTATAA